In one Diabrotica virgifera virgifera chromosome 5, PGI_DIABVI_V3a genomic region, the following are encoded:
- the LOC126885566 gene encoding uncharacterized protein LOC126885566, whose product MDQLKREKSTTKSAITRVLTWITKYLDAQTNSFEIDVRKSMLISSFNNYNQICDNIESLEGGDLVAENIDEVETNYCSAMARLENKLHSLAQSQFNLSLASERNPFIPSNVKLPPISVPTFHGEYSKWVSFYQLFTSLITDIQSISNAQKLIYLKSALLGEPLTLIESLEITNDNFDLALDILKKKYSNDLAIINSHINSIIDYPSFSKSNRQTLSEFINESKKHVDSLKLLNVPVKTWDLILINILSRKLDFASKRYYGERRNRSSQPTLTEFFDILNERCNILSDLTHLPESKRDSHSQKSHLAFLPEPNREPHSQQSQTKTHFTSLHSNTSQSTQQTYTHPKCSYCNAFSHRIYSCRQFLALSHDEKHNFIRSTKMCSNCLGTKHSHNDCISRGCSICNRRHHSLLHQDSSEPNRNPSAPRFQTQYNTRSNVNYPKHSTQKDIANNNVRNEDINESRNVQRTSPNSLPSNSS is encoded by the coding sequence ATGGATCAATTAAAGAGAGAAAAATCAACAACCAAATCAGCCATAACTCGCGTATTAACTTGGATCACTAAGTATCTTGATGCTCAAACAAACTCCTTTGAAATAGACGTCAGAAAATCAATGCTAATTAGctcttttaataattataatcaaATTTGCGATAATATTGAATCATTAGAAGGTGGCGATttggttgctgaaaacatagacGAAGTCGAAACTAATTATTGTTCTGCCATGGCAAGATTAGAAAACAAATTACACAGTCTTGCTCAGTCTCAATTCAACTTATCTCTGGCTTCTGAACGTAACCCTTTTATTCCCTCAAACGTAAAGTTGCCCCCCATATCAGTCCCCACTTTCCACGGGGAGTACTCCAAATGGGTTTCCTTTTACCAATTATTTACCTCTCTCATCACGGATATTCAGTCCATCTCAAATGCTCAAAAACTAATCTACTTAAAATCTGCTCTTCTTGGTGAACCCCTGACTCTTATCGAATCCCTCGAAATCACAAACGATAATTTTGACTTAGCACTagacattttaaagaaaaaatatagtaaCGATTTGGCAATTATTAACTCTCACATTAACTCTATCATTGACTACCCTTCTTTCTCTAAAAGTAACCGTCAAACACTAAGTGAGTTCATAAATGAGTCTAAAAAGCATGTTGACTCACTGAAGTTATTAAATGTGCCTGTAAAAACTTgggatttaattttaattaatattttatctcGCAAATTAGACTTTGCTTCAAAACGCTATTACGGAGAAAGAAGAAATCGCAGCTCTCAGCCAACATTAACCGAATTTTTCGATATTCTTAACGAACGctgcaatattttatctgatTTAACTCATCTCCCTGAATCTAAAAGAGATTCACACTCACAAAAATCCCACTTAGCCTTTCTCCCTGAACCTAACAGGGAACCACATTCGCAACAGTCTCAAACTAAAACACACTTTACCTCTCTACATTCAAATACCTCACAATCTACGCAGCAAACTTATACTCACCCCAAGTGTTCATATTGTAATGCCTTCTCACACAGAATATATTCTTGTCGGCAATTTTTAGCTCTATCTCATGATGAGAAACATAATTTTATTCGCTCAACAAAAATGTGCTCTAATTGTTTGGGCACTAAACACTCTCACAATGACTGTATTTCTAGAGGTTGTTCAATTTGCAACCGAAGGCATCATAGTCTCCTTCACCAAGATTCTTCTGAGCCAAATCGCAACCCTTCTGCCCCACGCTTTCAAACTCAATACAATACACGTTCTAATGTGAATTATCCCAAACATTCCACTCAGAAAGACATCgctaacaacaatgtcagaaacGAAGATATTAATGAATCTCGTAACGTGCAACGTACCTCACCAAATTCTCTACCATCCAATAGTTCATAA